A genome region from Dehalogenimonas sp. THU2 includes the following:
- the recJ gene encoding single-stranded-DNA-specific exonuclease RecJ: MRGARWQVASAPVPEDLSRCYPAPMARILANRGITTTEQAELFLTGDARLSGDPMLLPDIEQAMTRVYQAILRGEHIAVYGDFDTDGITATAIMVTGLKCLGADVIPYIPHRMTEGYGLKTAALKKLSEIGVTLVVSVDCGISAVTEVKAATKFGLDIIVTDHHLALPELPPAVAVVNPRRPGSRYPYSDLAGAGVALKVVEALFGGMGKALPREHFLELAALGTVADIMPLTGENRYLVKEGLKHLNDHPSPGLLEIINLSRLKPGQLEAESISWTVAPRLNAAGRLDHAMAAYDLLTAATAEDARDLAAVLEERNLERQRLTLTYVNKAREQVLSGPLGPLLFIEDEECPLGILGLVAGRLADEFYRPSIVVRRDAEKATASCRSIPGFNITGAIDRCGHLLTHYGGHAQAAGFSLKTSDLPELSALLTEITAGELALLDLQPVLSIDAEATLRELGGGLFPMLQELAPFGEGNRPPLFVSRCVSVTDYRTMGSNGEHLKLRLTQGGAVWEAVAFRQAEEIKKILPDPLDVVYNLELDRFNGRETLRLNIVDFAPSI, translated from the coding sequence TTGCGCGGCGCCCGCTGGCAGGTAGCTTCCGCTCCGGTGCCGGAGGACCTCAGCAGGTGTTATCCGGCGCCCATGGCGCGCATCCTGGCCAACCGGGGCATTACCACCACGGAACAGGCCGAACTCTTCCTGACCGGCGATGCCCGCCTCTCCGGCGACCCGATGCTCCTGCCGGATATAGAACAGGCCATGACCCGCGTTTATCAAGCCATCCTCCGTGGCGAACACATCGCTGTCTACGGCGACTTCGACACCGACGGCATCACCGCTACCGCCATAATGGTCACCGGCCTGAAATGCCTTGGCGCCGATGTCATCCCCTATATCCCCCACCGCATGACCGAAGGTTATGGCCTCAAGACCGCCGCCCTGAAAAAACTGTCAGAAATAGGCGTCACCCTGGTGGTCAGCGTGGACTGCGGCATCAGCGCCGTCACCGAGGTCAAGGCCGCCACGAAGTTCGGTCTCGATATCATAGTCACCGATCATCACCTGGCACTGCCGGAACTGCCTCCCGCGGTGGCTGTAGTCAACCCACGGCGGCCGGGCTCCCGGTACCCCTATAGTGACCTTGCCGGCGCCGGCGTGGCCCTAAAGGTCGTAGAAGCCCTCTTCGGCGGCATGGGTAAGGCACTGCCCCGGGAACACTTCCTGGAACTGGCCGCTCTGGGTACCGTGGCCGATATCATGCCGCTCACCGGAGAGAACCGCTACCTGGTCAAGGAAGGTCTGAAACACCTGAACGACCACCCCTCGCCGGGACTTTTAGAGATTATCAACCTTTCCCGATTAAAACCGGGGCAGTTAGAGGCGGAAAGCATCTCCTGGACGGTGGCGCCGCGCCTGAACGCCGCCGGCCGGCTGGATCACGCGATGGCCGCTTACGATCTGCTCACGGCTGCCACCGCCGAAGATGCCAGGGACCTGGCGGCTGTGCTTGAAGAACGAAATCTGGAACGCCAGCGGCTGACCCTGACCTACGTCAACAAGGCGCGGGAACAGGTGCTCTCCGGCCCGCTCGGCCCTTTGCTATTCATCGAAGACGAGGAGTGCCCGCTGGGCATACTCGGTCTGGTTGCCGGGCGGCTGGCAGATGAGTTCTACCGGCCGAGCATCGTCGTCCGCCGCGATGCCGAAAAAGCCACTGCCAGCTGCCGCTCGATCCCGGGGTTCAATATCACCGGGGCAATAGATCGATGCGGCCATCTGCTGACCCACTATGGCGGTCACGCGCAGGCTGCCGGCTTCAGCCTTAAAACATCCGACCTGCCGGAGTTATCCGCACTGCTAACGGAGATCACCGCCGGTGAATTGGCCTTACTCGATTTACAGCCGGTGCTGTCGATAGACGCTGAGGCTACACTACGGGAATTGGGTGGCGGGTTATTCCCGATGCTCCAGGAGTTAGCGCCCTTCGGCGAAGGTAATCGCCCGCCGCTCTTCGTATCCCGGTGCGTCAGTGTCACGGATTATCGCACTATGGGTTCTAACGGAGAGCACCTGAAACTGCGTCTTACCCAAGGGGGCGCTGTCTGGGAAGCGGTCGCTTTCAGGCAGGCAGAGGAGATAAAGAAAATCCTCCCTGACCCGTTGGATGTGGTGTATAATCTGGAACTGGACCGGTTCAACGGCCGCGAGACGCTGCGCCTGAACATCGTGGATTTCGCGCCGTCAATCTAA
- a CDS encoding glycerol-3-phosphate acyltransferase — protein sequence MNDTVGIILALILAYLVGSVPLAYLMGRWIKGFDIRLVGTKNMGTMNTFYQVGFWPGMLVLTVDIGKGALAVGIARALETPQLIELAAGMVAVAGHVLPVWLKFKGGKGGATCIGVLAFLMPWGIPIYAGAFGVFLLITRFPTLSYSVAFVTFGFVAWLIYDSLLYVVYTLALLLIPGFQYIMRVKQIGERSTGFKDAVFRKSIRDRR from the coding sequence ATGAACGATACCGTGGGAATTATTCTGGCACTGATCCTCGCCTATCTGGTCGGCAGCGTTCCCCTGGCCTATCTCATGGGACGTTGGATCAAGGGTTTCGACATCCGCCTGGTCGGTACTAAAAACATGGGCACCATGAACACCTTTTACCAGGTGGGATTCTGGCCGGGCATGCTGGTGCTCACCGTTGACATCGGCAAGGGCGCTCTCGCCGTCGGTATCGCCCGCGCTCTGGAGACCCCGCAACTAATTGAACTGGCTGCCGGCATGGTAGCCGTGGCCGGCCACGTTCTCCCGGTCTGGTTGAAGTTCAAGGGTGGCAAGGGTGGGGCTACCTGTATCGGCGTACTGGCGTTTCTGATGCCCTGGGGGATACCCATCTACGCCGGCGCTTTCGGTGTGTTTCTTCTCATTACCCGTTTCCCAACGTTAAGCTACAGTGTCGCCTTCGTCACTTTCGGGTTCGTCGCGTGGCTGATCTATGATTCGCTGCTCTACGTCGTTTACACCCTGGCGTTGCTATTGATCCCGGGTTTCCAATACATTATGAGGGTGAAGCAGATCGGCGAACGATCGACCGGTTTCAAAGACGCCGTATTTAGAAAGAGCATCCGGGATCGGCGTTAA
- a CDS encoding DEAD/DEAH box helicase, whose product MNTQEFVAYLQATSDMANQMAHLEQIPSRPAEFGALDTPMDPRLLACLQAHKLWPLYRHQADAMNAAVRGENVFIATPAASGKSLGYYLPVLDSMLRDPNATALYLSPTKALEQDQKRHITELFCPDIIHRNEFDTFDGDTPGFDRATIRREARFILSNPDMLHMSILPNHQQWRRYLANLRYIVIDEAHLYRGIFGSHLALLLRRLRRICARYGARPQFILASATLSNPKDFAIALTGVDFTIIDTNGSPYGGKDFIFWNPPLTDPAKSQRRSASAEATVLFADLIARGIRSLAFARTRRLAEVIYVHARERLSKIAPEKTGRIKSYRAGYLPEDRRKIERELFGGLLDGAVATSALELGIDIGSLDATVLTGYPGSVASAWQQAGRSGRRQQRSLSILVARNDPLDQYFMRHPEFFFGRSNEAALLNPDNRYIASGHILCAAWEMPLSMRDEVYFGTGYIERLTELLNQGLLKERRGHYYLTADISYPARELSIRGTSGKEYTVFDGGTGALLEVLDSATAFFQLFPGAIYLHQGESYIVRALDTDSRIARVEATEDTYYTEVKDITELSVKKVLRSSFVRGVPVYLGEVEVTVTVVGFKRKAQFTEEVLGEEPLSLPPQRFETIALWFEIPERLAHQVANPSIERDFAGGLHAMEHAAIGILPLYALCDRNDIGGLSTPLHPDTDAATIFIYDAHAGGVGISEKGYEMMIQMWEATLKVIEECPCESGCPACIQSPKCGNNNEPLDKAAAQDLLRGLLGMTSVRDQL is encoded by the coding sequence ATGAACACTCAGGAGTTTGTCGCCTATCTACAAGCCACGTCGGACATGGCAAATCAGATGGCGCATCTTGAACAAATCCCCTCCCGGCCGGCGGAATTCGGGGCACTCGATACCCCTATGGATCCAAGGCTATTGGCCTGTCTCCAAGCTCATAAATTGTGGCCGCTTTACCGCCACCAGGCGGATGCGATGAATGCCGCCGTCAGGGGTGAAAACGTCTTTATCGCTACTCCGGCGGCCTCAGGTAAAAGCCTGGGATACTATTTGCCGGTGTTAGATTCGATGTTGAGAGATCCCAACGCTACGGCGCTTTACCTATCGCCGACCAAAGCGCTGGAACAGGACCAGAAACGCCATATCACCGAACTGTTTTGCCCGGATATCATCCACCGGAACGAGTTCGATACTTTCGACGGCGATACACCGGGTTTCGATCGTGCCACGATACGCCGGGAAGCGCGCTTCATCCTGTCCAATCCAGACATGCTCCACATGAGCATTCTGCCGAATCATCAGCAATGGCGGCGTTACCTGGCGAATTTGAGGTATATTGTCATCGATGAAGCCCATCTTTACCGGGGAATCTTCGGTTCTCACCTGGCGCTTCTTTTGCGGCGTTTGAGGAGAATCTGCGCTCGTTACGGGGCGCGGCCGCAGTTTATCCTAGCCTCGGCTACACTCTCCAATCCAAAAGACTTCGCAATAGCGTTGACCGGTGTAGATTTCACGATTATCGATACAAACGGCTCGCCCTATGGCGGCAAAGACTTTATATTTTGGAATCCGCCACTCACCGATCCTGCAAAAAGTCAGCGCCGAAGCGCCTCGGCGGAAGCCACGGTTCTCTTCGCTGACCTTATCGCACGCGGCATCCGCAGCCTGGCCTTCGCCCGGACGCGGCGCTTGGCAGAAGTGATATATGTCCATGCCAGGGAACGGCTATCAAAGATCGCACCCGAAAAAACCGGCCGTATCAAGTCGTATCGGGCGGGCTATTTGCCGGAAGACCGCCGCAAGATCGAACGGGAGCTATTCGGGGGGCTTTTAGACGGTGCGGTAGCGACATCCGCACTGGAACTGGGCATCGATATCGGCTCACTCGACGCTACCGTACTCACGGGTTATCCGGGATCGGTAGCCTCGGCATGGCAGCAAGCGGGGCGCAGCGGCAGACGGCAACAACGTTCACTTTCGATTTTGGTTGCCCGCAATGATCCGTTGGACCAGTATTTCATGCGACACCCGGAGTTTTTCTTCGGACGTTCGAATGAAGCCGCGCTGTTGAACCCGGATAATCGATACATTGCCTCAGGCCACATCTTGTGCGCCGCCTGGGAGATGCCTCTCTCGATGAGGGATGAGGTGTATTTCGGCACCGGCTACATCGAGCGTCTGACCGAATTGCTCAACCAGGGGCTCCTGAAAGAGCGCCGCGGTCATTATTACCTGACTGCCGATATCTCTTATCCCGCGAGAGAATTAAGCATCCGTGGTACCTCGGGAAAGGAATACACCGTGTTTGACGGCGGCACGGGCGCATTGCTGGAAGTCCTGGATTCAGCCACCGCTTTCTTTCAACTATTCCCCGGAGCTATTTACCTGCACCAGGGAGAAAGCTATATTGTCCGCGCGTTGGATACCGACAGTCGCATCGCACGCGTCGAAGCGACCGAAGATACGTATTACACCGAGGTAAAAGACATTACCGAACTATCGGTAAAGAAGGTTCTACGATCGAGTTTTGTCCGAGGTGTGCCGGTGTATCTTGGAGAAGTGGAGGTCACGGTCACGGTCGTCGGTTTCAAGCGCAAGGCTCAATTTACTGAAGAAGTGCTGGGTGAAGAGCCTTTATCCCTGCCACCTCAACGCTTCGAGACTATAGCCTTGTGGTTTGAGATACCGGAAAGGCTGGCGCATCAGGTCGCTAATCCTTCGATTGAACGGGATTTCGCCGGAGGATTGCATGCAATGGAACACGCCGCAATCGGGATTCTACCGCTTTACGCATTATGCGACCGGAATGATATCGGCGGTCTGTCAACTCCTTTGCATCCCGATACCGACGCGGCGACCATTTTCATTTATGACGCCCATGCGGGAGGCGTCGGCATCTCGGAGAAAGGTTATGAGATGATGATACAGATGTGGGAAGCCACCCTGAAGGTGATCGAAGAATGCCCCTGTGAATCAGGCTGTCCGGCCTGTATCCAATCACCCAAATGCGGCAATAACAACGAACCACTCGATAAAGCGGCAGCGCAGGATTTATTGCGGGGATTACTTGGAATGACCTCAGTTCGCGATCAGCTTTGA